A single genomic interval of Agarivorans aestuarii harbors:
- a CDS encoding pseudouridine synthase — MPDFVYRPPMSPYFSVIYKDEAVVVFNKASGLLSVPGRLEKDSLWDRAQRTLPEIKVVHRLDMATSGLIVMALGKPAQSHLSRQFQQRRTTKTYYAEIFGHPESSEGEVNLPLRCDWPNRPKQIVDFEQGKDALTQWQVIEQREQTSLVELKPITGRTHQLRVHMQQIGCPIIGDSFYANQAAKDLSERLHLHAAKLGFYHPETEQFMEFECPAPF, encoded by the coding sequence ATGCCAGATTTTGTTTATCGCCCCCCAATGTCACCCTACTTTAGCGTTATATATAAAGACGAAGCTGTCGTTGTATTTAATAAAGCCAGCGGCTTGCTGTCGGTACCCGGGAGGCTTGAAAAAGACAGCTTATGGGATCGCGCTCAGCGAACTTTGCCCGAGATTAAAGTGGTGCACCGCCTAGATATGGCAACCTCTGGTCTGATTGTTATGGCTTTAGGCAAACCGGCTCAAAGCCACTTGAGTCGCCAGTTTCAACAACGGCGCACCACCAAAACCTATTATGCTGAGATATTTGGTCACCCTGAAAGCAGTGAAGGTGAAGTCAATTTGCCGCTGCGTTGTGACTGGCCCAATCGGCCCAAACAAATCGTAGATTTTGAACAGGGTAAAGATGCCTTAACCCAGTGGCAGGTAATCGAGCAACGAGAGCAAACCAGCTTAGTAGAACTTAAACCCATTACCGGACGCACTCACCAGCTGCGGGTTCATATGCAGCAAATTGGCTGCCCGATAATTGGTGATAGTTTTTATGCTAACCAAGCCGCCAAAGACTTAAGCGAACGCTTACACCTGCATGCAGCAAAGTTAGGGTTTTATCATCCTGAAACCGAGCAATTTATGGAATTTGAGTGCCCAGCGCCATTTTAG